The genomic segment TCAGACATATATATCGATTCAATGGTATTATCTGCTTTGATATCCCTTTGACGAATAACTCCGGTAATCTCAATTTCTTGACTTTCTCCATTAATATTAATAGTTTTTAAACCTCTAACTACCAGATTTCCATTAGGTTGTTTGTCGATCACCCGAGCAGTAATTTGGGCATTGAGCAATCCCTGCCGGACAGTTACTCCATCTGCTTCATTTTTATCACTATATTTCAATGAAAAAGTTTTGATAAAATCAAAAATTCCCAGACCAGGTCCCGCTCCCAATGACGAATCTTGAGAAGTTTCTGTACTGGCCTTCTGGGAAGCAGAAGACTTTTCAACGATAATAATGGTCACCAGATCCCCTATCTCAGATGCTACTTTATCTTTATAAATATCTGCCGCCTTATCATCCCAGAGGCTAGTAGCAGAGACCGATATCGGTAATAATAGACAGAATAACAGAGCATAAATTATAACTCTCTTCATAATAGACACCCCTCATTCTACCTTTACCTGGACCTGTCCAACATCAGTTACCATTGCCAGAATCTTTTTTCCGGAACTTATATTTTCTACCCAGATCCATTCCCCTTTAGCACCATCTTCTAAAGCTCTACCGATGGTCTGAATATGAATCACCCCATAATTAGCAACAATTAGCACTTGATCATTACGATGTATCAATTCAGGTTCTGTTAAATATTCTTTTAAAAGGACCGTACCTTCACTTAAAGAACGCTTTGTCTCTTTCCCTATTAACTCTTCTTCTGAAAAGACTGGTTCACCAGAAATCCGGGTAATATCCATATATCTTAATTCAATCATGTCAGAAGTAATAATTGTCTTCCTTTCAATAGGTTTTAAAGTAACAAAAACTGACTCATAAATCTGAACTTCCAGGTTTAAATAAATACGTTTATATACCTTCCCATCTATGAAAATCGTTACAGGTAATGAAATATATCCCCGTAATTCACCACCCTGATACGGCCCAACTTTAACCTGATAATCTCCCATAGGAAGCCTGATTTCAGGAAAGCCCCTTACCAGATTAATTCTTATATCATTAAACCGGGAAAGTTGACGGTAAATATAATCTTCAACCAACTGCATAACCATCTTTTGATCCAATAATTGAGCAGCCCTTTTAACCACTATTCCTTTATGAGATAGATTTGTAAAATTGATCATTTCTATATCGATCCCATGTTGCTTAAGAATCGACAGAATAGTATCTGGAGCCAGTGTAAAACGTCCACCAGGTAAAGGAGCAGGGCCCAGATCAATGTTTTTTAATCTCTCAACTAATTCTCCTTCACCTTCGATTATGGCAATCTCACCTAAATACATTCGCTCTTTTAAAACCTCTACTTCTGGTTGAAAACTGATTTTCACATTCTCTTCTCCATTAACCATCAATGAAAACAGAAATAGGATAATTAATACAAAAACAGTGTTCCAATTAAGAAGTTTCATAAACTATCACACCTATCTCTTCAGGTTACTTACTGTTCTCAACATCTCCTCAGAAGCCTGAATGGTCTTGGAATTGATCTCATAAGCACGTTGAGCAGTAATCATATTAACCATTTCCTCTACCACCTGAACATTAGACATCTCCAGATAACCCTGGGCAATAGTACCAAAACCTTCCATTCCAGGATTGCCAATAATTGGAGCCCCTGAAGCTACAGTAGCTTTGAAAAGATTTCGACCAGAACTACTTAAACCGGCCGGATTAGCAAAGCGAGCCAGTTCTAATTGACCAATTTCCTGAGGCTCCTCTTCACCAGCCAACATTACAGAAACAGTACCATCAGCATTTATGTTAATTCCTACTGCATCTTCAGGTATGTATATTTCCGGAAACAGGGGATAACCGTCAGAAGTAACGATTCGACCATCTCCATCCTGTTTAAAAGAACCATCTCTGGTATAAGCGGTAGAACCATCAGGTAACTGTATCTGGAAAAACCCATCACCTTCTATTACTAGATCAAGAGGGTTACCTGTCTGTTGAAAATTTCCCTGAGTGAACAAACGCTGCACAGATGCAGGACGAACACCGTTACCTATCTCAATACCATTAGGCGAAATGGATCCCTGAGCATTGGGTGTTCCAGCTTCCTTAATAGTTTCATACATTAAATCCTGAAAATTTACCCGGCTTTTCTTAAAACCAGCAGTATTTACGTTCGCCAGGTTATTGGCAAT from the Anoxybacter fermentans genome contains:
- a CDS encoding flagellar basal body L-ring protein FlgH; its protein translation is MKRVIIYALLFCLLLPISVSATSLWDDKAADIYKDKVASEIGDLVTIIIVEKSSASQKASTETSQDSSLGAGPGLGIFDFIKTFSLKYSDKNEADGVTVRQGLLNAQITARVIDKQPNGNLVVRGLKTININGESQEIEITGVIRQRDIKADNTIESIYMSDVEIRYTGEGVVGDKQKSGIFEKIFNWLF
- the flgG gene encoding flagellar basal-body rod protein FlgG, which codes for MIRSLWTAASGMQAQQLNIDNIANNLANVNTAGFKKSRVNFQDLMYETIKEAGTPNAQGSISPNGIEIGNGVRPASVQRLFTQGNFQQTGNPLDLVIEGDGFFQIQLPDGSTAYTRDGSFKQDGDGRIVTSDGYPLFPEIYIPEDAVGININADGTVSVMLAGEEEPQEIGQLELARFANPAGLSSSGRNLFKATVASGAPIIGNPGMEGFGTIAQGYLEMSNVQVVEEMVNMITAQRAYEINSKTIQASEEMLRTVSNLKR
- the flgA gene encoding flagellar basal body P-ring formation chaperone FlgA, translating into MKLLNWNTVFVLIILFLFSLMVNGEENVKISFQPEVEVLKERMYLGEIAIIEGEGELVERLKNIDLGPAPLPGGRFTLAPDTILSILKQHGIDIEMINFTNLSHKGIVVKRAAQLLDQKMVMQLVEDYIYRQLSRFNDIRINLVRGFPEIRLPMGDYQVKVGPYQGGELRGYISLPVTIFIDGKVYKRIYLNLEVQIYESVFVTLKPIERKTIITSDMIELRYMDITRISGEPVFSEEELIGKETKRSLSEGTVLLKEYLTEPELIHRNDQVLIVANYGVIHIQTIGRALEDGAKGEWIWVENISSGKKILAMVTDVGQVQVKVE